One window of Microcoleus vaginatus PCC 9802 genomic DNA carries:
- a CDS encoding Uma2 family endonuclease has product MTTITLNLDTVELTDEQFYRLCQMNRDWQFERTPKGEIIIMSPVSGVNANREAYLITDLGLWNRKTQLGRVFSSSTIFRLPNNGYRSPDAAWVRLERWSALTAEEQEKFPPICPDFAIELRSPPDPLRPLQEKMQEYLNSGLRLGWLINPLDEQVEIYRPSREVEIVQFPVSLSGEDVLPGFVLNLPMI; this is encoded by the coding sequence ATGACAACCATTACTTTAAACTTAGATACTGTCGAACTAACAGATGAACAGTTTTACCGTTTATGTCAGATGAATCGAGATTGGCAATTTGAACGGACACCTAAAGGAGAAATCATTATTATGTCACCCGTAAGCGGAGTTAACGCCAATCGAGAAGCCTATTTAATTACAGATTTGGGCTTGTGGAACCGTAAAACGCAGCTAGGGAGAGTGTTTAGTTCCTCTACAATTTTTCGCTTGCCTAATAATGGCTATCGATCGCCTGATGCCGCTTGGGTTAGGTTAGAAAGATGGTCTGCTTTAACAGCAGAAGAACAAGAGAAATTTCCACCAATTTGTCCTGATTTTGCCATTGAATTGCGATCGCCCCCAGACCCGCTGCGGCCGCTTCAGGAGAAAATGCAGGAGTATCTAAACAGTGGTTTACGCTTGGGTTGGTTAATTAATCCTCTAGACGAACAAGTGGAGATTTATCGCCCTTCTCGCGAAGTAGAGATTGTACAATTTCCTGTAAGTTTATCGGGAGAAGATGTCTTGCCCGGATTTGTTCTTAATTTGCCGATGATTTGA
- a CDS encoding RloB domain-containing protein, which translates to MNLLTYGICKVNLVVNLILKKLNLFLAMKSRKTKIKSRQLKQTIYIVCEGTNTERIYFEAIGQQPDVFEKYDITVYPSEEDQRKASTKEGESIKTDAVNLVKRAKEEINNNYNEVWAVFDKDGYTKHEKAFDDAQKHGIKLGFSSIAFEHWILLHYEQNGTAFPKSQNVIDYLEQAGYFTGYSKKADISIYPRLQHLTQTAIENAAWLRMEMAKNLAACDDKIYELNPYTTVDELVMKLLDFNPVTYGYITQTLRISDFSITVNDVQPHCGITLSVCIVNHGKCSYLVKNPCDHFYLKDEDQNTFPLVIDNLIIIEPNSTQHIALKCENFAARGKLRLHFSPKQKEILIIALDNTTEQ; encoded by the coding sequence ATGAACCTTTTGACCTATGGTATATGCAAGGTAAATTTGGTGGTCAACCTAATATTAAAGAAGTTGAATTTATTTTTGGCAATGAAGAGTAGAAAAACAAAAATAAAATCAAGACAGTTAAAGCAGACCATCTACATAGTATGTGAAGGAACTAATACGGAACGGATTTACTTTGAGGCGATTGGTCAGCAACCTGATGTATTTGAAAAATATGACATCACAGTTTATCCAAGTGAAGAAGACCAAAGAAAAGCCTCAACAAAAGAAGGTGAATCTATTAAAACAGATGCGGTGAATCTGGTCAAACGCGCCAAAGAAGAAATAAACAACAATTATAACGAAGTTTGGGCAGTTTTTGATAAAGATGGTTATACCAAACATGAAAAAGCATTTGACGATGCACAGAAACACGGTATTAAGCTAGGGTTTTCAAGTATTGCCTTTGAACATTGGATTTTATTGCATTACGAACAGAATGGAACCGCTTTCCCTAAATCGCAGAATGTTATTGATTATTTGGAACAAGCAGGTTATTTTACAGGCTATTCTAAAAAAGCAGATATTTCCATTTATCCTAGACTTCAACACCTGACTCAAACAGCTATTGAAAATGCAGCCTGGTTACGGATGGAGATGGCAAAAAATCTAGCTGCTTGTGATGATAAAATCTATGAATTAAATCCTTATACCACTGTAGATGAGTTAGTAATGAAGCTTTTAGATTTTAATCCTGTAACCTACGGATATATTACGCAAACGCTTAGAATTAGCGATTTTAGTATCACAGTTAATGATGTTCAGCCCCACTGTGGAATAACTTTGAGTGTTTGTATTGTCAATCACGGAAAGTGTAGCTATTTAGTGAAGAACCCCTGCGACCACTTTTATTTAAAAGATGAAGACCAAAATACCTTTCCACTTGTCATTGATAATCTGATTATAATTGAACCCAATTCAACTCAACATATTGCCTTAAAGTGTGAAAATTTTGCCGCAAGGGGCAAGTTAAGATTGCATTTTAGTCCTAAGCAAAAGGAAATACTAATTATTGCGCTTGACAATACAACTGAACAGTGA
- a CDS encoding ribulose-bisphosphate carboxylase large subunit has translation MAYAQTQTQSKAGYKAGVQDYKLTYYTPDYTPKDTDVLAAFRVTPQPGVPPEEAGAAVAAESSTGTWTTVWTDLLTDLDRYKGRCYDIEPVPGEDNQYICFIAYPLDLFEEGSVTNLLTSLVGNVFGFKALRALRLEDLRIPIAYLKTFQGPPHGITVERDKLNKYGRPLLGCTIKPKLGLSAKNYGRAVYEVLRGGLDFTKDDENINSQPFMRWRDRFLFVQEAIEKAQAETGEVKGHYLNVTAPTCEEMMERAEFAKEIKTPIIMHDYLTGGFTANTTLAKWCRRNGILLHIHRAMHAVIDRQKNHGIHFRVLAKCLRMSGGDHLHSGTVVGKLEGEKGITMGFVDLMREDHIEEDRSRGIYFTQDWASMPGVMPVASGGIHIWHMPALVEIFGDDSCLQFGGGTLGHPWGNAPGATANRVALEACVQARNEGRNLMREGGDVIREACKWSPELAVACELWKEIKFEFEAMDTV, from the coding sequence ATGGCTTACGCGCAAACCCAAACTCAATCAAAGGCTGGGTATAAAGCCGGAGTTCAAGACTATAAACTAACGTATTACACGCCGGACTACACCCCAAAGGATACAGATGTTTTGGCGGCTTTCCGGGTAACACCGCAGCCGGGAGTACCCCCTGAAGAAGCAGGCGCTGCTGTAGCTGCTGAATCTTCCACAGGTACATGGACAACTGTGTGGACTGACCTCCTGACCGACCTCGACCGCTACAAAGGTCGCTGCTACGACATCGAGCCAGTTCCCGGTGAAGACAACCAGTACATCTGCTTCATTGCCTATCCTTTGGATTTGTTTGAAGAAGGTTCCGTCACCAACTTGCTGACCTCTTTGGTCGGTAACGTGTTCGGTTTCAAAGCTCTGCGCGCTCTGCGGTTGGAAGACTTGCGGATTCCCATTGCTTACTTGAAAACCTTCCAAGGCCCTCCTCACGGTATTACCGTTGAGCGGGACAAATTGAACAAGTACGGTCGTCCTTTGCTGGGCTGTACAATTAAACCCAAATTGGGTCTGTCTGCTAAGAACTACGGCCGTGCCGTTTACGAAGTTCTGCGCGGCGGTTTGGACTTCACCAAAGACGACGAAAACATCAACTCACAACCGTTCATGCGCTGGCGCGATCGTTTCTTGTTCGTTCAAGAAGCTATTGAAAAAGCTCAAGCAGAAACCGGCGAAGTCAAGGGTCACTACCTCAACGTAACTGCCCCCACCTGCGAAGAAATGATGGAGCGGGCTGAGTTCGCTAAGGAAATCAAAACCCCCATCATCATGCACGACTACCTGACAGGTGGTTTCACTGCTAACACCACCTTGGCTAAATGGTGCCGCCGCAATGGTATTTTGCTGCACATCCACCGCGCCATGCACGCAGTTATCGACCGTCAGAAAAACCACGGTATCCACTTCCGCGTGCTTGCCAAGTGCTTGCGGATGTCCGGCGGCGACCACCTGCACTCCGGTACAGTTGTGGGCAAACTCGAAGGCGAAAAAGGCATCACGATGGGCTTCGTAGACTTGATGCGCGAAGACCACATCGAAGAAGACCGCAGCCGCGGTATTTACTTCACCCAAGATTGGGCTTCCATGCCCGGTGTCATGCCGGTTGCATCTGGTGGTATCCACATCTGGCACATGCCGGCTTTGGTGGAAATCTTCGGCGACGACTCCTGCTTGCAGTTCGGCGGCGGCACCTTGGGCCACCCTTGGGGTAATGCACCTGGTGCAACTGCTAACCGCGTTGCTTTGGAAGCTTGCGTCCAAGCTCGTAACGAAGGTCGCAACTTGATGCGCGAAGGCGGCGACGTAATTCGCGAAGCTTGCAAATGGTCTCCTGAACTGGCTGTTGCTTGCGAACTCTGGAAAGAAATCAAGTTTGAGTTCGAGGCAATGGATACCGTTTGA
- a CDS encoding serine/threonine protein kinase, with the protein MPHPPSKAVHCINPDCPRPYPQTWGNNFCHSCGAPLRLKNRYVPVESLGSGGFAAIFTVWDTETQTERVLKVLLETSAKALKLFEQEAWVLARLRHPGVPRVEPDGYFHVQTQNFAGGEGNPAAKRLPCLVMEKIHGKTLEEVLDEHPQGCPQEWVFSWLSQAVEILEELHRCQIIHRDIKPSNLMLRDPESPQVLLSKGLGGLQLVTIDFGGVKQMGGVESVGKDSPSSTRLISPGYSPPEQIVGGGVVPATDFYALGRTCIHLLTGKYPAEIEDPMTGELRWRHIVSVSPALANLLDDMVRSNVQQRPATAGDVRARLQEIYARSNGKIAIAPAGQAILEFCRQVVVAGAQKTVSLTGFVFGAIAQIVVASLDTGWEMVLGAVGGSAGALGGLVLGYASPLGPEIASFLNEGLQQLMPNMTFAVGPEVLLFGFAGFGTAIGLTDAGSFRQQKQYWLSGLMGAQGYLLAGLCWMEATASSGVQGVILGAFAIASLTVGMGLRSHQLVHALVVAVFSTGMFLLLNAWNIFPGSFFGILSLSNVTFGWLQVWGSIVFFGLLGSAIGLCLGVSHYLVVPLLRWLGWK; encoded by the coding sequence GTGCCTCACCCCCCTTCAAAAGCCGTTCATTGCATCAATCCAGATTGCCCAAGGCCCTACCCTCAGACTTGGGGCAACAATTTTTGTCATAGTTGCGGGGCTCCCCTGCGACTAAAAAATCGCTACGTGCCTGTAGAAAGCCTCGGTTCCGGGGGTTTTGCAGCAATTTTCACAGTCTGGGACACAGAAACTCAAACCGAGCGCGTCCTGAAAGTGTTGCTCGAAACTTCCGCGAAAGCCCTGAAGCTGTTCGAGCAAGAAGCTTGGGTTTTGGCACGTTTGCGGCACCCAGGCGTCCCGAGAGTCGAGCCTGACGGTTATTTTCACGTCCAAACGCAAAATTTTGCAGGCGGGGAGGGAAATCCTGCGGCGAAGCGGCTGCCTTGTTTGGTAATGGAAAAGATTCACGGCAAAACTTTAGAAGAGGTTCTCGACGAGCACCCTCAAGGATGTCCGCAGGAATGGGTGTTTAGTTGGCTGAGTCAAGCTGTGGAAATTTTAGAGGAGTTGCACAGGTGTCAAATTATTCACCGCGACATTAAACCCTCAAATTTGATGCTGCGAGACCCGGAATCGCCCCAAGTTTTGCTAAGCAAGGGTTTGGGCGGACTGCAATTGGTGACGATCGACTTTGGGGGAGTTAAACAAATGGGCGGTGTCGAATCGGTGGGGAAAGATTCTCCGAGTTCGACGCGGTTGATTTCGCCTGGGTACAGTCCCCCGGAACAAATTGTGGGCGGCGGTGTGGTGCCGGCGACGGATTTTTATGCCCTGGGGCGGACTTGCATTCACTTGCTGACGGGGAAGTATCCGGCGGAAATTGAAGATCCGATGACGGGAGAATTGCGGTGGCGGCACATTGTATCTGTGAGTCCGGCTTTGGCGAATTTGTTGGACGATATGGTGCGATCGAACGTGCAGCAGCGTCCGGCGACGGCTGGCGATGTTCGGGCGCGTTTGCAGGAGATTTATGCTAGGAGTAACGGCAAAATTGCGATCGCCCCTGCGGGTCAAGCTATTTTAGAATTCTGCCGGCAAGTAGTGGTGGCGGGGGCACAAAAAACTGTCAGCCTGACTGGTTTTGTGTTCGGCGCGATCGCTCAAATCGTGGTAGCTTCTCTGGATACAGGCTGGGAAATGGTGCTGGGTGCCGTTGGTGGAAGTGCGGGGGCGCTCGGCGGTTTGGTTTTGGGTTATGCTTCGCCTCTAGGCCCGGAAATTGCCAGTTTTCTGAATGAAGGTTTGCAGCAATTAATGCCTAACATGACTTTCGCTGTCGGGCCGGAAGTGCTGCTGTTTGGGTTTGCGGGGTTCGGAACTGCGATCGGTTTGACGGATGCGGGGAGTTTTCGCCAGCAAAAACAGTATTGGCTGTCTGGATTGATGGGAGCTCAGGGTTATTTGTTGGCGGGTTTGTGCTGGATGGAAGCAACAGCTTCTAGTGGTGTGCAGGGGGTTATTTTGGGAGCTTTTGCGATCGCCTCTTTGACTGTGGGAATGGGTTTGCGGAGCCATCAATTAGTTCACGCTTTGGTAGTGGCTGTTTTCTCTACGGGAATGTTTCTGTTGCTGAATGCTTGGAACATTTTTCCGGGGAGTTTCTTTGGGATTTTGTCACTGTCTAACGTTACCTTCGGCTGGCTGCAAGTTTGGGGCTCAATTGTGTTCTTTGGTTTGTTGGGAAGTGCGATCGGGCTTTGTTTGGGAGTTAGTCATTATTTAGTTGTGCCTTTGTTGCGGTGGTTGGGCTGGAAGTAG
- a CDS encoding RbcX chaperonin protein, with protein sequence MDLKQVAKDTAKVLASYLTYQSVRVVVAQLSETNPPVAIWLSNFSSTGKIQDGEAYIQELLLENQDLGFRIMTVRESLAQDVTDFLPEMVRTNIQQANMEHRRQHLERTTQLNWSVPSSNPETSIDSEPNLDNLSS encoded by the coding sequence ATGGATCTCAAACAAGTTGCGAAAGACACCGCTAAGGTGCTGGCAAGTTACCTAACCTATCAATCCGTGCGGGTTGTGGTCGCTCAGTTGAGCGAGACCAATCCTCCTGTGGCAATCTGGTTGAGCAACTTTTCCTCAACGGGCAAAATCCAAGATGGAGAAGCTTACATTCAAGAATTGTTGTTGGAAAATCAAGATTTGGGATTTCGGATCATGACTGTGCGAGAATCTCTGGCCCAGGATGTGACAGATTTTTTGCCTGAAATGGTTCGCACTAACATTCAACAGGCGAATATGGAACACAGACGCCAGCATTTAGAGCGAACTACGCAACTTAATTGGTCTGTTCCTAGCAGTAATCCTGAAACCTCAATTGATTCTGAACCGAATCTGGATAATTTGTCGAGTTAA
- the ruvC gene encoding crossover junction endodeoxyribonuclease RuvC, producing the protein MEKRILGLDPGLASLGYGAISCHIVPGKQDENVVSMIDCGVIKTTPKQEMGQRLKTIYDDLHEVIEQIKPDLAIAEKLFFYKMGNTILVAQARGVLTLVLAQCGVPLFEFTPAQIKQALTGRGNADKSEVQEAVARELELAYIPKPDDAADALAVALTGWYDDDICPKKIQVETGKI; encoded by the coding sequence ATGGAAAAACGAATTTTAGGATTAGATCCAGGCTTAGCAAGCCTCGGATACGGCGCAATTTCCTGTCACATTGTCCCCGGAAAACAAGATGAAAACGTTGTTTCCATGATTGATTGCGGCGTGATAAAAACAACGCCAAAACAGGAAATGGGACAGCGCTTGAAAACAATTTACGACGATTTGCACGAGGTAATTGAACAGATTAAACCTGATCTAGCAATTGCCGAAAAACTGTTCTTTTACAAGATGGGAAATACGATACTTGTAGCGCAAGCGCGGGGTGTTTTGACGCTAGTATTGGCGCAGTGTGGAGTGCCGCTGTTCGAGTTTACCCCGGCTCAAATTAAGCAAGCTTTGACCGGGCGCGGTAATGCGGATAAATCTGAAGTGCAAGAGGCGGTGGCGCGGGAGTTAGAGTTGGCTTATATTCCGAAACCGGACGATGCGGCGGATGCTTTGGCTGTGGCTTTGACTGGTTGGTACGATGATGATATTTGTCCGAAGAAAATACAGGTGGAAACAGGAAAAATTTGA
- a CDS encoding restriction endonuclease subunit R: MKTTINAKNLTLSEVHRLFGFEKHYTNSFTSLLSLEDLTEHEQQEVTQIREDFDDYISTDRVSEGLVKALTTFPLMRLAGFYRRPIKISLEQDLAEISIEDEDTIIKGRFDILAVNRIKPIRSHTYFFVLIIESKNSGINALMGLSQLLTYAYQNLKYQDTIWDLTTNGMHYQFVNIQGGNKQTYQLMPLLNLMESDSSILLLQVLKAICKL, encoded by the coding sequence ATGAAGACAACTATTAATGCCAAAAACCTAACGTTATCAGAAGTACACCGTCTTTTCGGCTTTGAAAAGCACTACACTAACTCATTTACCTCTCTGTTATCCCTTGAAGATCTAACAGAACACGAACAGCAGGAAGTTACACAAATTAGGGAGGACTTCGATGACTACATTTCAACGGATCGAGTTTCTGAAGGACTGGTAAAAGCTCTGACTACCTTTCCCTTAATGCGATTGGCTGGCTTCTACCGCCGCCCGATTAAAATTAGTTTAGAACAAGACCTCGCCGAAATTAGCATTGAAGATGAAGATACTATCATTAAAGGAAGATTTGATATCTTAGCAGTCAACAGGATAAAACCCATCAGAAGCCATACATATTTTTTTGTTTTGATCATTGAAAGTAAAAATTCTGGAATCAACGCATTGATGGGTTTATCCCAATTGCTAACCTATGCTTATCAAAATTTAAAATATCAGGATACAATCTGGGACTTGACAACAAACGGAATGCACTATCAGTTCGTCAATATTCAGGGGGGCAATAAGCAAACCTATCAGTTAATGCCTTTGCTAAACCTGATGGAGTCCGACTCTTCAATTTTGTTGCTGCAAGTGTTAAAAGCTATTTGCAAACTATAA
- a CDS encoding ATP-binding protein, producing MLIEFSVSNFRSIKEEQTLSMIADSSTRKNDNTFVPIEGNKLRLLRSAAIYGANASGKSNILKALTRLISYIHTLNIDVDDNIPYYEPFELEKSCLSQPSIFKLSFILEEIMYEYQIAFDSREVHHEQLDFYPKKRQANLFIRTKNEVKRGDFFQDKRGFSTKALTKYPYLSKVAREEHKQMQKLYKYLRTYAFFAANDTDMRSSLVRHVNQVLQKDEKLKRQLDKLIRIADTHIEEIKIEEKNVDFEFDDDVPEEIKKILISDNKYELFALHKTFRDGLLEGEANFPFFQKESIGTITLYGIGALILFILNKGHILVIDEIDNSLHPKLCKFLIKLFHHPLTNPHNAQLIFASHETTLLDRELLRKDQIWFTEKNKYGETQLFSAQDFDKVKGDEPFDLWYMQGKFGGQPNIKEVEFIFGNEE from the coding sequence ATGTTAATTGAATTTTCAGTCAGTAACTTTAGGTCAATTAAAGAAGAGCAAACATTAAGCATGATTGCCGACTCTTCCACCAGGAAGAATGACAATACTTTTGTGCCAATCGAAGGTAATAAACTGCGCTTGCTTAGGTCTGCGGCGATCTATGGAGCAAATGCTTCTGGCAAGTCAAATATTCTCAAGGCTTTGACTAGACTGATTTCCTATATTCACACTCTAAATATTGATGTTGATGACAATATTCCTTATTACGAACCATTCGAGTTAGAGAAGTCGTGCTTAAGCCAGCCTTCAATCTTCAAGCTTAGTTTTATTCTTGAAGAAATTATGTATGAGTATCAAATTGCTTTTGACAGTCGAGAAGTTCATCACGAACAGCTAGATTTTTATCCAAAGAAAAGACAAGCCAACTTATTTATTCGTACAAAAAACGAGGTCAAGCGCGGTGATTTTTTTCAAGACAAGCGAGGGTTTTCAACCAAAGCATTAACTAAGTATCCTTATTTATCAAAAGTGGCTCGTGAAGAACATAAACAAATGCAAAAACTTTATAAATACTTAAGAACATATGCTTTTTTTGCAGCCAATGATACTGACATGAGGAGTTCTTTAGTACGTCATGTTAATCAAGTTTTGCAAAAAGATGAAAAGCTAAAAAGACAGTTAGATAAACTCATCAGAATAGCCGATACTCATATCGAAGAAATTAAAATTGAAGAAAAAAATGTTGATTTTGAATTTGATGATGACGTACCAGAAGAAATTAAAAAAATCCTTATCAGTGACAATAAGTATGAATTGTTTGCCCTCCATAAAACTTTTCGAGATGGCTTGTTAGAAGGTGAAGCTAACTTTCCTTTTTTCCAAAAAGAATCAATCGGAACTATTACACTTTACGGTATCGGCGCTTTAATTTTATTTATCTTAAATAAAGGTCATATTCTAGTTATTGATGAAATAGATAATAGTTTACATCCTAAACTGTGTAAGTTCTTAATTAAGTTATTTCACCATCCGTTAACTAATCCCCATAATGCCCAACTAATTTTTGCTAGCCATGAAACCACTCTACTAGATCGGGAATTATTGAGAAAAGATCAAATCTGGTTTACCGAAAAAAATAAATATGGTGAAACACAACTCTTTTCTGCCCAAGACTTTGATAAGGTAAAAGGTGATGAACCTTTTGACCTATGGTATATGCAAGGTAAATTTGGTGGTCAACCTAATATTAAAGAAGTTGAATTTATTTTTGGCAATGAAGAGTAG
- a CDS encoding ribulose bisphosphate carboxylase small subunit encodes MKTLPKERRYETLSYLPPLTDAQIAKQLQYILDQGYIPGVEFNETSAAEMRYWTLWKLPLFGARSVQEIMTEVQACRQDNPSCYIRVMGFDNVKQCQVLSFIVHKPNTRGY; translated from the coding sequence ATGAAGACTTTACCTAAAGAGCGTCGTTACGAAACTCTGTCCTATTTGCCCCCCCTGACAGACGCGCAAATTGCCAAGCAACTCCAGTACATCCTGGATCAAGGCTACATTCCCGGCGTAGAATTCAACGAAACCTCTGCCGCTGAAATGCGCTACTGGACTCTGTGGAAGTTGCCTTTGTTTGGTGCTCGCAGCGTCCAAGAAATCATGACAGAAGTTCAAGCTTGCCGTCAAGATAATCCTAGTTGCTACATCCGCGTCATGGGTTTTGACAACGTGAAGCAGTGCCAAGTGCTCAGCTTCATCGTGCACAAGCCTAACACCAGAGGCTACTAA
- the bchI gene encoding magnesium chelatase ATPase subunit I, which yields MSPTAEVSNTLNAGALPTVTATPARRAVFPFTAIVGQEEMKLALLLNVIDPKIGGVMIMGDRGTGKSTTIRALTDLLPEIEVVADDPFNSHPTDPDLMSDEVRDRTLSQTDIKIARKKVQMVDLPLGATEDRVCGTIDIEKALSEGVKAFEPGLLAKANRGILYVDEVNLLDDHLVDVLLDSAASGWNTVEREGISIRHPAKFILIGSGNPEEGELRPQLLDRFGMHAEIRTVKDPNLRVEIVEQRSSFDQNPPEFLAKYQHEQDDMQQKLVEAQERLKSVTIDRELRVKISQVCAELDVDGLRGDLVTNRAAKAFTALECRTEVTVDDIRRVMTLCLRHRLRKDPLESIDSGYKVTKVFDRVFGLETTEG from the coding sequence GTGAGTCCTACTGCCGAAGTCAGCAATACCCTAAATGCGGGCGCTCTACCAACCGTTACCGCTACCCCAGCCCGCCGCGCTGTTTTTCCCTTCACTGCGATTGTTGGCCAGGAGGAGATGAAACTGGCGCTGCTGTTGAATGTCATCGATCCCAAAATTGGCGGGGTGATGATTATGGGCGATCGAGGTACTGGTAAATCTACCACAATCCGGGCCCTCACTGATTTGCTGCCGGAAATTGAGGTGGTGGCTGACGATCCTTTTAACAGTCATCCCACTGATCCTGATTTGATGAGTGATGAGGTGCGCGATCGCACTTTATCTCAAACTGACATTAAAATCGCCCGCAAAAAAGTCCAAATGGTAGATTTACCTTTGGGCGCGACCGAAGACCGAGTTTGCGGTACGATCGACATCGAGAAAGCTTTGTCGGAAGGTGTTAAAGCTTTTGAACCCGGCCTTTTAGCTAAAGCTAACCGTGGCATTCTTTACGTTGATGAAGTCAATTTGCTCGACGATCATTTAGTCGATGTTTTGCTCGACTCCGCCGCCAGCGGTTGGAATACTGTTGAAAGAGAAGGCATTTCGATCCGCCACCCGGCTAAGTTTATTTTAATCGGTTCCGGGAATCCAGAAGAAGGAGAATTGCGGCCGCAGTTGCTCGACAGATTCGGGATGCACGCAGAAATTCGGACTGTAAAAGACCCGAATTTAAGAGTGGAAATTGTCGAACAGCGATCGAGTTTTGACCAAAATCCCCCCGAGTTTCTCGCGAAATATCAGCACGAACAAGATGATATGCAGCAGAAGTTGGTGGAGGCACAGGAAAGATTGAAATCGGTAACTATCGATCGAGAGTTGCGGGTAAAAATCTCCCAAGTTTGCGCGGAATTGGACGTAGACGGGCTGCGGGGCGATTTGGTGACGAATCGGGCTGCGAAAGCTTTCACGGCTTTGGAATGCCGCACAGAGGTGACTGTGGATGATATTCGCCGCGTGATGACTCTGTGTTTGCGGCACCGGTTGCGGAAAGACCCGCTAGAATCAATAGATTCGGGCTATAAAGTGACTAAAGTGTTCGATCGGGTATTCGGTCTAGAAACAACTGAGGGGTAA